In Leishmania infantum JPCM5 genome chromosome 9, the following proteins share a genomic window:
- a CDS encoding surface antigen-like protein codes for MAQQARRLSMAALMAFVVYVLLLAGGVTRAALTAAQNSITAEFLRSFAVSIPGLASVWTGDDWCTWPYVSCNADTNITVIIDNAGFTGSLPELNVAGDSANIAVTEISLTNMDIGGGFKNSWGGLKKVRVLNFTNTNLFGTIPASWNAMRSLQTVILKNSSACGSLPRWTLTSLKNIDVSNNLLRGSMPDTLGYIAGLQNVSLVGNNFCGCSPPSWVSRVLTSALFQAMGSAPYKPNCRAPINCGSEGAKCSRDPPQYRDAAAAPLRVVVAVLTLVLALVCNFSV; via the coding sequence ATGGCCCAGCAAGCTCGTCGTCTGAGCATGGCCGCGCTGATGGCCTTTGTCGTGTACGTCTTGCTCCTCGCCGGTGGCGTCACGCGTGCGGCTCTCACGGCAGCGCAAAACTCCATCACCGCCGAGTTTCTGCGGTCCTTCGCGGTCTCGATACCTGGCCTGGCGAGTGTGTGGACAGGGGATGATTGGTGCACTTGGCCGTACGTCAGCTGCAATGCCGACACGAACATCACAGTTATCATCGACAATGCTGGGTTCACCGGCAGCCTTCCAGAACTGAATGTGGCGGGCGACAGCGCCAATATCGCGGTCACTGAGATTTCCTTGACGAACATGGACATCGGGGGCGGGTTCAAGAACAGCTGGGGCGGCCTCAAGAAGGTGCGGGTTCTCAACTTCACGAACACCAACCTGTTTGGTACCATTCCCGCGAGCTGGAACGCGATGCGCTCGCTGCAGACGGTCATCCTGAAAAATTccagcgcgtgcggcagccTGCCGAGGTGGACGCTGACATCGCTGAAGAACATTGACGTGTCGAACAACCTGCTGCGCGGTTCGATGCCGGACACGCTGGGCTACATCGCCGGCCTGCAGAATGTCAGCCTCGTGGGCAACAActtctgcggctgcagcccGCCGTCCTGGGTGTCCCGGGTACTCACCAGCGCACTCTTCCAGGCGATGGGCTCAGCACCCTACAAGCCTAACTGCAGGGCCCCCATCAACTGCGGCTCCGAAGGTGCCAAGTGCTCCCGCGACCCTCCACAGtaccgcgacgccgccgccgcgccattacgtgtggtggtggccgtgtTGACTCTGGTCCTAGCTCTCGTGTGCAACTTTTCCGTGTAG
- a CDS encoding putative ATP-dependent DNA helicase: protein MDESQIRAATYPAGAALILQAGAGSGKTQTMAARIAYLLQSGVPGHSILGICFTRQAAETLRERVRSTLPPTLTREAHALKLKTFHAFGLECLRRFGALQSDTHVLDARQQYELARRVVDTYAQREKSSEAVTDLVDYVNRVKTMKVPPIPQSDPALQDAYLFPYYQKALHEERNAVDFGDLQQMFYDLIRPVPVTAFAASQGCGGGLDEQQPSQGEHQPQQQQQQGKMVPSDVCTALRAEYTHFVVDEFQDFNEIQVELLALLAGDACRVTCVGDPNQCIYTWRGAMPNVFGVWKKRFPQTAMLTLAMNYRSDGPIVEAANRVVKATQMAHHHREERAVTLVQCASEDDELQAVPLVINHVLRRRDAHLGYGDIAILCRSRRRVQLYCDVLQSQRIPVRQLKGMSVDHLASMRSLLAFLRLCVSPHGPEGDANVRTVLNTAPLHRLSAGAAKKFFLSLDSVCQARRAMEAARIRLWRHTIHVDNGSEVGADNGGAQGSRSEGLQPGAACTSVISGGCPAVATPGVHPESYSFFAVLQELVYHNFSHELFPKLEVSKKNQKNIRSVVRIVVHARELLAQPSCDVEQVLRYVLREGGYEGESMAAVAARTSTPSAATRGTKRARNSAAGWGSDRCADEASGRSSASAYQPRVGALLMEQCASQHNQRQQRYTSSSAAASCSSAGGGGGRWDRWRHGSRRSGAASGSDGVVDEDVLPPEEEAAVWQEQRMNLSELVLHTYHSVREALEREVAHELEKEGGGGEGRGEEASSRSRPSQASGNHSNSRTQLFSKATAADDSVSNFSAGSTTTTMTVMQALRPPAVVLHRVLDEFVSLVSSDDYGPMREIGNADDAAGAAAGAGTAGNSGRLPTSTSPHWIGQVTVGTVHRAKGMEWPAVLLPGCWVGEYPVRPREEEKRVFYVGMSRAMKHLVCFTAATRECRSGSGQAATTASVIDLPAQHTQSGTLEPTPYLAALGDKLERVNYADLKTAYLKEQGCL from the coding sequence ATGGACGAGTCACAAATACGCGCTGCCACGTACCCGGCGGGCGCCGCGCTGATACTGCAGgctggcgccggcagcggaaAGACCCAGACGATGGCGGCACGCATCGCCTACCTCCTCCAGAGCGGTGTGCCGGGACACTCCATCCTCGGCATCTGCTTCACGCGTCAAGCAGCGGAGACGCTGCGGGAGCGGGTGCGGTCTACCCTTCCTCCCACGCTCACCCGCGAGGCGCACGCCTTGAAGCTCAAGACGTTTCACGCCTTCGGGCTCGAGTGCTTGCGGCGCTTTGGTGCCCTCCAGTCCGACACGCACGTCCTCgatgcgcggcagcagtaCGAACTTGCCCGCCGTGTTGTCGACACGTACGCGCAACGTGAAAAGAGCAGCGAGGCCGTGACGGACCTGGTCGACTACGTGAATCGGGTAAAGACGATGAAGGTGCCGCCGATTCCTCAGTCGGACCCTGCCCTGCAGGATGCATACCTCTTCCCCTACTACCAAAAGGCTCTGCATGAGGAGCGCAACGCCGTGGACTTTGGAGACTTGCAGCAGATGTTTTACGACCTGATCCGACCCGTCCCCGTCACCGCATTCGCAGCCTCGCAAGGGTGCGGCGGGGGGCTggacgagcagcagccctcACAGGGCGAACACCAACcccagcaacagcagcaacagggAAAGATGGTCCCATCCGATGTGTGCACCGCGCTGCGTGCCGAGTACACACACTTCGTCGTCGACGAGTTCCAGGACTTCAACGAGATTcaggtggagctgctggcgctgctggccggCGACGCGTGTCGCGTGACCTGCGTGGGAGACCCCAATCAGTGCATCTACacgtggcgcggcgccatGCCAAACGTCTTCGGGGTGTGGAAGAAGCGCTTTCCTCAGACAGCAATGCTGACGCTGGCGATGAACTACCGCAGCGACGGGCCCATTGTGGAAGCGGCCAATCGCGTGGTGAAGGCAACGCAGATGGCACACCACCAtcgcgaggagcgcgccgtgACGCTCGTGCAGTGTGCCAGCGAGGATGATgagctgcaggcggtgcCACTGGTGATCAACCACGTGCTACGCCGTCGAGATGCCCACCTCGGCTACGGTGACATCGCCATTCTCTGTCGCTCCCGTCGGCGGGTGCAACTCTACTGCGATGTGCTGCAGTCGCAGCGCATTCCAGTGCGGCAGCTGAAGGGGATGTCGGTTGACCATCTCGCAAGCATGCGCTCGCTGCTTGCGTTTCTGCGACTGTGTGTGTCACCGCATGGCCCGGAAGGTGACGCAAATGTGCGCACAGTCCTGAATACCGCCCCGCTGCATCGGCTATCGGCCGGGGCGGCCAAGAAATTCTTCCTGTCGCTTGACTCAGTCTGtcaggcgcggcgcgcgaTGGAAGCGGCGCGGATACGGTTGTGGCGCCACACCATCCACGTGGATAACGGCAGCGAGGTTGGCGCAGATAACGGAGGCGCGCAGGGGTCGCGAAGTGAGGGCTTACAGCCCGGCGCTGCGTGTACCTCGGTCATCAGCGGTGGTTgccccgccgtcgccacgcCTGGAGTCCACCCCGAGTCGTACTCCTTCTTTGCTGTTTTGCAGGAGCTCGTGTACCACAACTTTTCCCATGAGCTCTTCCCCAAGCTGGAGGTGTCCAAAAAGAACCAGAAGAACATCCGCAGCGTGGTGCGCATCGTGGTGCATGCCAGGgagctgcttgcgcagcCGTCTTGCGACGTCGAGCAAGTCCTTCGATACGTCCTGCGCGAAGGTGGATACGAGGGCGAAAGCATGGCCGCGGTAGCAGCTCGCACGTCCACCCCCTCAGCAGCCACGAGGGGGACGAAGCGAGCGCGTAACTCCGCCGCCGGTTGGGGTAGTGACCGCTGTGCAGACGAGGCGTCcgggcgaagcagcgcttcgGCGTACCAGCCTCGCGTTGGCGCCCTTCTCATGGAGCAATGCGCCTCGCAGCACAatcaacggcagcagcgctatacctcctcctccgccgccgcctcctgcagcagcgccggtggaggcggcggtagGTGGGATCGGTGGCGCCATGGCAGCCGGCGGTCAGGTGCCGCATCCGGCagtgacggcgtcgtcgatgaGGACGTTTTGCCccccgaggaggaggcggcggtgtggcaggagcagcgcatgAACCTGTCCGAGTTGGTGCTGCACACGTACCACTCCGTGcgggaggcgctggagcgtGAGGTGGCGCATGAGCTAGAGaaggaaggcggcggtggtgagggtagaggggaggaggcgtcgTCGCGGTCTCGCCCGTCCCAGGCTAGCGGCAACCACAGCAACAGTCGAACGCAACTGTTTTCCAAGGCGACTGCTGCCGACGACTCGGTCAGCAACTTCAGTGCCGGGAGCACCACCACGACTATGACGGTCATGCAGGCTCTGCGCCCACCCGCCGTGGTGCTGCATCGCGTGCTGGACGAGTTTGTGTCGCTCGTGTCCTCGGACGACTACGGCCCCATGCGGGAGATCGGGAACGCGGAcgatgctgcaggagcagccgcGGGGGCGGGCACCGCTGGTAACAGCGGCCGCCTCCCTACCAGTACCTCGCCACACTGGATCGGGCAGGTCACTGTCGGCACTGTGCACCGCGCGAAGGGCATGGAGtggccggcggtgctgctgcccgggTGCTGGGTCGGCGAGTACCCGGTGCGGCCacgcgaagaagaaaaacgcGTCTTTTACGTGGGCATGAGTCGAGCCATGAAGCACCTTGTGTGCTTCACCGCAGCAACGCGCGAGTGCAGGTCTGGCAGCGGTCAGGCGGCAACCACGGCAAGCGTGATCGACCTGcccgcgcagcacacacaaagcgGAACGCTGGAGCCGACGCCGTACCTGGCTGCCCTCGGCGACAAGCTGGAGCGGGTCAACTACGCCGACCTCAAGACAGCGTATCTGAAGGAGCAAGGGTGCCTGTAA
- a CDS encoding putative cyclin 1, whose protein sequence is MGAPHLNSIRACLAGSGHDAFSEPVTIDHLLSLVATPKTGVVSVAYVGTATYDLAESQAEQTSLLLQRGWTVRPIQVADPAVKAVNDGDAHFIQTAADIVLVSGGNTLYAVRRWEETGLARLLKDAAARQVVMAGGSAGAICWFTSGHSDSADPATYLQPSLKRAALKMGLIPQDQISKTEAELADLSTSWSYIRVRGLNILPGMLCPHFDVTQGNGVRREEDFTKMLKRHPTERGIGVDHWALLILKGDGTYESAALPGKTRVTTPGNTSPTSTVPGIFVLDVVDGAVQRRRVPTTGQLSDVLREPAGPVVLDPFERFHAMENPTSSSGSLMQR, encoded by the coding sequence ATGGGCGCGCCGCACTTGAATTCCATTCGCGCCTGCTTGGCCGGCTCCGGCCACGACGCCTTCAGTGAGCCTGTCACGATCGACCACCTCCTCTCACTCGTGGCGACACCCAAGACCGGGGTGGTGAGTGTCGCCTACGTTGGTACCGCCACCTACGACCTCGCAGAGAGCCAGGCGGAGCAGACATCCCTGCTACTGCAACGTGGCTGGACGGTTCGACCGATCCAAGTTGCTGACCCTGCCGTGAAGGCGGtcaacgacggcgatgcgcatTTTATTCAAACCGCGGCCGATATTGTACTCGTCTCGGGCGGCAACACACTCTacgcggtgcggcggtgggAAGAAACGGGGCTCGCGCGGCTGCTCAaggacgctgcggcgcgccagGTCGTTATGGCGGGCGGCAGTGCCGGTGCGATCTGCTGGTTCACCTCGGGCCACAGCGACTCCGCAGACCCCGCAACGTACCTGCAGCCGTCGTTGAAGAGGGCGGCACTGAAGATGGGCCTGATCCCGCAAGATCAGATCTCCAAGACCGAGGCAGAACTCGCGGATCTCAGCACCTCCTGGTCCTACATCCGCGTGCGTGGCCTCAACATTCTGCCGGGGATGCTGTGCCCCCACTTTGATGTAACTCAAGGCAACGGCGTACGACGTGAGGAGGACTTCACCAAGATGCTGAAGCGGCACCCAACCGAGCGGGGCATCGGCGTGGATCACTGGGCGCTGCTCATCCTGAAGGGCGACGGCACGTACGAGagtgccgcgctgccgggCAAGACCCGCGTCACGACCCCAGGCAATACCTCGCCCACTTCAACGGTGCCGGGCATCTTTGTCCTGGATGTGGTGGACGGTGCTGtccagcgacgccgcgtgCCCACGACGGGGCAGCTGTCGGATGTCCTGCGAGAGCCGGCGGGGCCAGTGGTGCTGGATCCGTTTGAGCGTTTCCACGCCATGGAAAACccgacgtcgtcgtccgGGTCTTTGATGCAGCGCTGA
- a CDS encoding putative Zinc finger DHHC domain containing transmembrane protein produces the protein MLMLIFGTFIGAIALVGTFMYIVIMGPTRYHRDGVVGKLHRLLTSVPLCVCGFCVSCCFGCDQRKGRLCCSRCAKHTIHERNWFMVIFYVVLVWTVEGLYLLVSLPRLKASITSKAVSWVLVVLSEFLWACATFSDPGTVTAEADRAAQRQQFATKAATGAKKRLLSRETAKSRAGIAGQGTTPGNSKSRRSFLFSPAEEFVLNHRYIVDGMVYAIASDEAAAQLTRAQKEYTSPTVGQPVQLGQSCTTCHVSRPSRSKHCRLCHRCVRRYDHHCPWINNDVAERTTRYFLGFLLCHAMSCTWACIDLFRNTRQFLVTHHAWGWVLRYPNGRTVPLNLSQYLAILVNFHLLEACLFFFAFFIGLVLYAFWGYQMTFAVANLTVNDLNKIDDTVEFVVTLPTLDLVYRESRKVRERLEQVAERKPKALLALKEPPPPKTEPGYEEGGKENLAYRKRAKKMLTEDLKGLYDRGVWRNLMEVLLPSAPLRDSAVLAKATACVL, from the coding sequence ATGTTGATGCTTATATTTGGCACCTTCATTGGTGCCATTGCCCTGGTTGGGACCTTCATGTACATCGTCATCATGGGCCCGACTAGATATcaccgcgacggcgtcgtcggcaagctccatcgcctcctcaCCAGCGTcccgctgtgcgtgtgcgggttCTGTGTGAGTTGCTGCTTTGGTTGTGATCAGCGCAAGGGCCGGCTGTGCTGCAGTCGTTGTGCAAAACACACAATCCACGAGCGTAACTGGTTCATGGTCATCTTTTACGTTGTCCTCGTGTGGACGGTGGAGGGTCTGTACCTGCTCGTCTCCCTGCCGCGGCTCAAGGCATCCATCACGTCGAAGGCAGTGTCGTGGGTTCTCGTCGTGCTCTCCGAGTTCCTGTGGGCCTGCGCCACTTTCTCCGACCCGGGCACCGTGACGGCGGAAGCCGAtagggcggcgcagcggcagcaattTGCGACCAAAgctgccaccggcgccaaGAAGAGGCTCTTGTCGCGTGAAACAGCAAAGAGCAGGGCGGGTATCGCCGGTCAGGGCACGACACCGGGCAACTCCAAATCCCGCCGGTCCTTCCTTTTCTCACCCGCGGAGGAGTTCGTGCTGAACCACCGGTATATTGTGGACGGCATGGTGTACGCCATTGCCTCCGAtgaggcagccgcgcagctcaCGAGGGCGCAAAAGGAGTACACAAGCCCGACTGTGGGACAGCCCGTCCAGCTAGGCCAGAGCTGCACCACCTGCCATGTTTCTCGGCCCAGCCGCAGCAAGCACTGCCGTCTGTGTCATCGGTGCGTGCGCCGGTACGACCATCACTGCCCGTGGATCAACAACGACGTGGCAGAGCGGACAACGCGCTATTTCCTCGGCTTCCTTCTGTGCCACGCCATGTCCTGCACTTGGGCCTGCATCGACCTCTTCCGCAACACTCGCCAGTTTCTCGTGACACACCACGCGTGGGGGTGGGTGCTGCGATACCCGAACGGCCGCACCGTCCCGCTGAACCTCTCCCAATACCTGGCGATCCTCGTCAACTTCCACTTGCTTGAGGCGtgtctcttcttcttcgccttcttcatCGGCCTCGTGCTGTACGCGTTCTGGGGCTATCAGATGACCTTTGCGGTGGCGAACCTGACAGTCAACGACCTCAACAAGATCGACGACACAGTGGAGTTTGTGGTgacgctgccgacgctggaTTTGGTATACCGTGAGTCACGCAAGGTGCGCGAGCGCCTCGAACAAGTAGCCGAGCGTAAGCCCAAGGCCCTTCTGGCGCTTAAGGAGCCCCCGCCACCCAAGACAGAACCCGGGtacgaggagggcgggaaGGAGAACCTAGCGTACCGCAAGCGTGCTAAGAAGATGCTCACGGAGGACCTGAAAGGGTTGTACGACCGCGGAGTTTGGCGGAACTTGATGGAGGTCCTCTTGCCttccgcgccgctgcgcgactcGGCCGTCCTTGCCAAGGCCACGGCCTGTGTACTGTAG
- a CDS encoding putative prefoldin subunit 2, which produces MSVNTSASESSLTEEQIVQQYNRMRQEQSAIMSRIAELENESHEHDLVATELRPLNKDRCCHRLVGGALVELTVGEVLPDIEENLAAIREALGQLNKGLMEKEKQMDDFMTKHKLNRPGTNQAVTANQNNEGNRGVLA; this is translated from the coding sequence ATGAGCGTGAACACCAGTGCGTCGGAGAGCTCTCTCACTGAGGAGCAGATTGTGCAGCAGTACAATCGCATGCGTCAGGAGCAGAGCGCCATCATGTCCCGCAtcgccgagctggagaatGAGTCCCACGAGCACGACCTCGTCGCGACCGAGCTGCGCCCGCTCAACAAGGACCGCTGCTGTCATCGCCTTGTCGGTGGCGCGCTAGTGGAGCTCACGGTGGGCGAGGTGCTGCCGGACATTGAGGAGAACTTAGCCGCCATCCGCGAAGCGCTCGGGCAGCTAAACAAGGGCCTCatggagaaagagaagcagatGGACGATTTCATGACCAAGCACAAGCTGAACCGCCCTGGCACGAACCAGGCCGTGACGGCCAATCAAAACAACGAGGGCAACCGCGGCGTTCTGGCGTGA